ATGCGGAGGGAGAAGCAGCCACAATCACCGAACATATCAAAAATATCCGGGCGAAGCTGGCGTGCGCAGCACCGGAGAAGACCTTTGTTACAACGGTATGGGGGGTAGGGTACAGATTCGAAAGGAAGTAAAGGCAAGTCGAAAACCGCTGCGCAGACAGTTTATGGGCGCATTTACACTCGTTCTTTTCTATAGCTTCATCGGCTCGATGCTGGTATGGGGCAGTACGCTTTATGTTTTGATTAATCAAACGGACAAGAGCATTCTACCAGCCAATTATTATGAGCAGCAAATTCCCCGGATTCTAGGTTATGTAGATCAGCAAAAAGACGCCTTATTATCTCCTTCGATGCAGAATGCGTTGGAACATGTTATTCTGACGAAAGGCATGCAGTATCAAATCGTGAATCTGAAGGGGCAAATCGTCTACGGCTGGAAGGGGCAGACCTTCGTCAACAGCCCGGAGGATGTGCTAAGCAAGCTGAACCGCAGCGAGAAACAGGGCGGGAAATATATCAATTACCACCCGATCCTTGATTCGCAGAAAAAATTAAAGGGGATGCTGGTGCTGCGATACAGTTTAAGTGTATCCTCCAACAACCCTGGAAACGGGCTGCTCGTTATGCTTATTTTGTGCAGTTTGATCGCACCGTTCTTCTTCATCGTCTTGTTCTCTTTTATTTTCGCGAGAAAATTGGGTAAACGGCTCGAACCGTCGATCACACGGATCATCGGGGGAGCTAGACGAATCCAGCAGAATGACCTGAATTTCTCCGTCGCAGGAGCAGGTGGGTCGAAGGAGCTGATCGAGCTCTCCGATGCCTTCGAAGAGATGCGGATCGCGCTGGAGCAATCCTTGAAGTGGGAGTGGAAGCTGGAGCAGGAGAGACGCGACATGATCTCTGCGATTGCTCATGATTTGCGGACGCCGCTGACGATCATTCAAGGTCATGTAGATAATTTAATCGAGAGCGGTGCACGCCGTCCCGAACGGCTGGAGAAGTACTTGTTAACCATTCAGAACAGTACGCAGCGTGCGGACAAAATGCTGACGGAATTGCTGTTCCTGAATAAAATCGACACGCCTGATTTTGTCCTCCAGTATACGAGAGCGGATTTACTCGCCTTCTGTGAGCGGAAAAAAGATGAATACGCATTGTTATGCCGTGAGAAGTGGATTGCTTTTGACTTCTCTTATGTGAATAGGCGATGCGACCAAGAACAGCAGTTTCTTCTGGATACATCACGGTTGGAGCAAGTATTCGATAACGTGATTACCAATAGCTTACGATTTACGCCAGCGGAGGGAAGGATCGAGTGGACGGTCATCGTAGAGGAGACGCAGATTACCTTTGACATGAAGGATACGGGGAAGGGGTTCAGCGCTCTTGATTTGCGGCGGATGTTCGATAAATTCTACTCGGGCGATCCATCTAGATCTCTAGACAAAGGTCATTCCGGGCTTGGATTGTATACAGCACAGTTGCTCATTGCAAAGCACGGAGGGCGTATCGAAGCAGGAAACCGTGTCGAAGGCGGCGCACGGGTGATCATTACGGTGCCATGTAAAAAAGCCTGAAGAAACTCATCATACGAGTCTTCAGGCTTTTTGCTGCAATAATTCGATAAATTTATGGAACGCGCTTGTCTTGAAATGATCCCGTCGATAGATGAACTGTACGGTCACATGGCGGTAATGTTCGGGAAGGGGATGGACCTGCACCGAGCCTTCCATTTCCTTGCGACGAATGACAGATCGAGAGACGATGGTTGTGCCGAGGCCTGCAGCTACGCCGCCGAGAATCGCCTCCAAAGTTCCGAATTCCATGATCTCGGGTACAGGGAGCCCTTCCTCCCGCAACCAACTCTCCATCGTACCGCGATGATAACAACCCACGCTGAAGAATAGCATGGGCTCCATCAGCACATCGCTAAGTTTGTTAGCGCCTAGCTCGGAGATGAGGACAAGCTCCTCGGGGAAGACCGGGATTGGTTCCAGCTCGGCATGGGGCAAGGGTCCGTTCACGAAGGCTCCATCCAGTTCATAGCGAAGGACCTTCTCAATCAGATCATTCGTATTCGAGCTAAGAAGCGATAGCTTCACATCCGGGTATTGCCTGCGGTAGTTCAGCATCAGGGGAGGCAAATGGACGGCGGCTGCCGTCGTAATGGAACCCAACTTCAGCGAGACGGTCGGAATATCGTTGTCTAACATTTGTTTATGTGCCACATCGAGCAGTGATAGAATTCTGTCAGCGTGGCCCAGCAAGGTCTGGCCAGCTGTTGTTAAGATCATCCCGCGCTTGCTCCAATGGAATAAGGACGTATTCATAAACGTATGAATCTATTTGTATAATGATTACTCCAATTGTAGTGACGTTTCATTTCTACTACGTTTGTAAATAATGGGGAAGGAGAGGTAGGGGATTAAGTGATGCAAGCGCATATGGATATTGTGTTTCGAACTTTAGTTGCTATGATCATGCTACTGCTGATAGCTAAAATATTGGGTAAACAAACGATTTCTAGTTTGACGTTTCTCGATTTCGTGACAGGCATTATATTGGGATCGCTTGCGGCGAACCTGGCATTTAATAAAGATCTGAAATCGTCATATATGATCGTGGCACTCATTGTTATAGCCGCTACATCTTTTCTGCTATCTGTCATCGCTATAAAGAGTCGCAGAATGAGAAGCTGGATATCGGGTTCACCTACGGTGCTTATAGAAAACGGAAAAATTCTGGATGGGAATATGAAAAAGGTAAGGTATTCGCTGGATTCCTTGGATCAGGCACTGAGGGAGAAAGAAATTTTTAATCTAGAGGTAGTGGAATATGCTGTGCTAGAAGATAACGGAATGGTATCTGTCTTAAAGAAACAAGAGTACCAATATGTTACCAGAAAAGATCTGAAGCTTCTTTCCGTACCCCAGAGCTTTCCCGTTGAATTAATTATGGATGGCATACTTATTGAAGACAATCTTGAGAATAATGGGCTGACCAAGGAATGGCTGGAAAACGAATTAAGACGTAAGGGGAAACGCATCTCCGACGTATTTTACGGGGTAAGAGGAACGCAGCATCAGCTCGTTTTTGATTATTATGAAGACGGGATAAGAAAACCTATTGATAAAGAATAGCATTCATTCATATTGGAGATTGACGGATCGCTGAGCACCGCTCCATAATGTTTGTATAATTATTAATTAGTTAATATATACACAAATGTTGAAGGGCGGTATTTATTCATGGCAGAGCGGCAATTCTTAACACAGACATTCGCAAAGGTACGATAAACAAAAATATTTACGGACATTTCTCTGAGCATCTAGGACGTTGTATTTATGAAGGGATTTAGGTCGGAGAGGATTGACCGATTCCTAACACTAACGGTATTCGTAATGATGTTGTGAAAGCGCTTAAAGAAATTCAAATTCCAGTGCTTCGCTGGCCGGGTGGATGTTTCGCGGATGAATATCATTGGAAAGATGGTATTGGAGATCGCGAAGTTCGTAAACGTATGATCAATACGCACTGGGCCGGCACGGTTGAGGACAACCATTTTGGTACGCATGAATTTATGGAATTATGTGAGATGCTGGAATGTGAACCTTATATCAACGGTAATGTGGGAAGTGGTACGGTTCAAGAGATGTCCGAATGGGTGGAGTATTTAACCTTTGGTGGTGTATCACCGATGTCTGAGCTTCGCCAGCAGAACGGCTATCAAGAGCCTTGGTCTGTGACTTATTTTGGCGTCGGTAATGAGAACTGGGGCTGCGGTGGGAATATGCGTCCAGAATATTATGCAGATCTTTATCGCCAATATCAGACGTATGTTCGTAATTATGGGGACCCTTCATTTAAGGTGAAAAAAGGTAAAATAAGAGCCGCATTCGACTCTCCTGTGGGAGGTGAATGCGGCTTTATTCATGAAATATAAGAAAGTATAAGTTTCACGCTATAGTTTAGGTCTTATATTTTTCAAGAAACGGTTATCGTCTTTAAAAGACGATAACGTCGTTTCTTCTTAGGTATCTGTGTAGAACAGCTCAACGATTAGATCGTCATTATAGTTGCCAAAGCCTTTGCCAAAAAGGGTAATCCCGCCAATATGCTCGGAATCATCATCGACGGAAAGCTTGAAAGTCCATTGCTTGTTGCGGATGTTCACTTGATCCAGCGTAACGTCGGACAGTTTCAAACCATCCATAAATGTACCTTTAGGTGTAATGCGCAGCTGTTTAAGTAGGCCGTATTGGTTCGTGAGTGCTGGCCACCAAGCCGGCGTGTATTTGCCACGTCTATCTCCGTAGTCACCGGGACTTGTCCAGAATCCAAGCTGCACTCCGTTCAGTGTG
The window above is part of the Paenibacillus sp. FSL K6-0276 genome. Proteins encoded here:
- a CDS encoding HAMP domain-containing sensor histidine kinase, with amino-acid sequence MGGRVQIRKEVKASRKPLRRQFMGAFTLVLFYSFIGSMLVWGSTLYVLINQTDKSILPANYYEQQIPRILGYVDQQKDALLSPSMQNALEHVILTKGMQYQIVNLKGQIVYGWKGQTFVNSPEDVLSKLNRSEKQGGKYINYHPILDSQKKLKGMLVLRYSLSVSSNNPGNGLLVMLILCSLIAPFFFIVLFSFIFARKLGKRLEPSITRIIGGARRIQQNDLNFSVAGAGGSKELIELSDAFEEMRIALEQSLKWEWKLEQERRDMISAIAHDLRTPLTIIQGHVDNLIESGARRPERLEKYLLTIQNSTQRADKMLTELLFLNKIDTPDFVLQYTRADLLAFCERKKDEYALLCREKWIAFDFSYVNRRCDQEQQFLLDTSRLEQVFDNVITNSLRFTPAEGRIEWTVIVEETQITFDMKDTGKGFSALDLRRMFDKFYSGDPSRSLDKGHSGLGLYTAQLLIAKHGGRIEAGNRVEGGARVIITVPCKKA
- a CDS encoding DUF421 domain-containing protein; this translates as MQAHMDIVFRTLVAMIMLLLIAKILGKQTISSLTFLDFVTGIILGSLAANLAFNKDLKSSYMIVALIVIAATSFLLSVIAIKSRRMRSWISGSPTVLIENGKILDGNMKKVRYSLDSLDQALREKEIFNLEVVEYAVLEDNGMVSVLKKQEYQYVTRKDLKLLSVPQSFPVELIMDGILIEDNLENNGLTKEWLENELRRKGKRISDVFYGVRGTQHQLVFDYYEDGIRKPIDKE
- a CDS encoding LysR substrate-binding domain-containing protein; amino-acid sequence: MNTSLFHWSKRGMILTTAGQTLLGHADRILSLLDVAHKQMLDNDIPTVSLKLGSITTAAAVHLPPLMLNYRRQYPDVKLSLLSSNTNDLIEKVLRYELDGAFVNGPLPHAELEPIPVFPEELVLISELGANKLSDVLMEPMLFFSVGCYHRGTMESWLREEGLPVPEIMEFGTLEAILGGVAAGLGTTIVSRSVIRRKEMEGSVQVHPLPEHYRHVTVQFIYRRDHFKTSAFHKFIELLQQKA